Proteins found in one Artemia franciscana chromosome 13, ASM3288406v1, whole genome shotgun sequence genomic segment:
- the LOC136034537 gene encoding zinc finger protein DPF3-like isoform X2, whose amino-acid sequence MSFRQRMPGQKEGQIYTYPTKPWMKRRRQYLVAPPKQLLDEEQAVMTTSHEDSRDTTIGKEDTISKESWFFDENENILDFEEPEPESDDYYADTAKPKRRRRIVVPEKELHI is encoded by the exons ATGTCATTTAGACAGAGGATGCCTGGTCAAAAAGAAGGGCAAATATATACATATCCTACCAAACCCTGGATGAAACGGAGAAGGCAATATCTAGTTGCTCCACCAAAG CAACTTCTTGATGAAGAACAAGCAGTGATGACTACGTCTCATGAAGATTCTAGAGACACCACCATTGGAAAAGAGGACACAATATCTAAG GAATCTTGgttttttgatgaaaatgaaaatattttggacTTCGAAGAACCAGAGCCAGAAAGTGATGATTATTATGCAGACACCGCGAAACCAAAAAGAAGACGTAGGATTGTTGTTCCTGAGAAGGAGTTACATATATAG
- the LOC136034537 gene encoding zinc finger protein DPF3-like isoform X1: MSFRQRMPGQKEGQIYTYPTKPWMKRRRQYLVAPPKKQLLDEEQAVMTTSHEDSRDTTIGKEDTISKESWFFDENENILDFEEPEPESDDYYADTAKPKRRRRIVVPEKELHI, encoded by the exons ATGTCATTTAGACAGAGGATGCCTGGTCAAAAAGAAGGGCAAATATATACATATCCTACCAAACCCTGGATGAAACGGAGAAGGCAATATCTAGTTGCTCCACCAAAG AAGCAACTTCTTGATGAAGAACAAGCAGTGATGACTACGTCTCATGAAGATTCTAGAGACACCACCATTGGAAAAGAGGACACAATATCTAAG GAATCTTGgttttttgatgaaaatgaaaatattttggacTTCGAAGAACCAGAGCCAGAAAGTGATGATTATTATGCAGACACCGCGAAACCAAAAAGAAGACGTAGGATTGTTGTTCCTGAGAAGGAGTTACATATATAG